The DNA sequence AGAAAAAGAaacaacaatattttaattCCGCTTACAAAATGTTGGTAAAAGTAATGTTACCGGAAGAAAAGAACAAAGATTTTATACACACTTTCCTAAATAACACGCTACAACGTGGGCGTAAAAAGTGTGGTCCTTATTTTATGCCTACGTACCAAGATTATGCGAATCTCTTTCACGAAATGCTTATGTGGGCTAAGATGAGCCAGCAACCAATTCGATCCGCAATCAAAAGTGTTGCTTCAGTCGGATCAGAATTTAACAAAAATCCAGCACAAGATAAATTACAGTCTACCAACACACATAAAAATACTGCAGCGGAAAAAGTTTGCATATTTTCATCAGGTCCGCCCGAAAGAGCATTAAGTATTAACATTGATCcaacttttcaaaaatatttgcaCAATACTTCCCAATATGGCAGTAACGAGACAAATACTGAAAGTAATAACACCACCCAGTTACAGACGGCCGTAGCGTGCCTAACTAGATTTGTAGCCAATAGCAGCCAATCTTCAACTATCCCTTCCCAACCCAATCCTCGTCCACCGGTTATCCAACCAACGGCATCGGTAAGCTGTAACCGACCAACTGCTCAACAGGAACAACATCCCGCGGTTTCATCAAACAGCCATCAGGGTCACACCACGAGTAACATATCAAATTATAGCATTTTAACCCATCAAAAGACTGCGACACCCCTTCTACAAAAGCAATTAGAAAAGCCACCATTGCTTGGATATTTACAACAAGTAGATCATCAACCACCTTCATATGATTCTCATTTTCAAACACATTTAAAACAGGTGCAGCAAGCAAAGCTACCTTATGATCAGTCTCAGCGCTTGCGTGCACAATCCATTCAACAACAGCAATTGCCGTCACAATATAATCCAGCGCAGTATCAACAATCTCAATATTTACAATCTCAGTCGGGAATTGAGTACAATCAAACGTGGCAATTAGGCCAATCGCCTTTACCAACGTCAGCATATAACCAATCACGACAAGCCCAAGTGGGACTATTGCAGCAGGACCAATAtcaacagcaacaacaacatcCAGCTGATAGTTGGCCAACCATGGAAGAGCTCCTTTCAATGGATTCAACGCAACAGCTCCCGTATCAGTCAAGTACTGAGCAAGTAAACTCATTTGGACAATGGCAATCAAGACAACAAGCCCAACCACCACAAGCGTCTACAACAGAGTGGCACCAACAGGGGCAGGTTTACCAAGGACAGGTTCCTTCACAGACTCAGAAAGGGTCTCCCCGCTCCGCTTCCACCGATAGCGGATTTATAAGTCCATTGAATTTCAACGTGCCTACGGACCAAACCAGACAAGATTCAATGGTAATTGATTTATGTAACTGGTACGG is a window from the Cydia fagiglandana chromosome 13, ilCydFagi1.1, whole genome shotgun sequence genome containing:
- the LOC134670256 gene encoding uncharacterized protein LOC134670256 isoform X2, which translates into the protein MNNPKKLNLMIIRFYRDQKCLWDPSEPHYRHVARRHEAYIKISEQLFNIGIPMAVTQIQKKIKALRDSYYNTRKSLKKERSIRPRNISKKTKKALKLRLKCFHKLDKFLKNVSARRRKPVMMSTCNDTPTMENSTIVGELAEFDIKAPISVTISFDDDLDEPVVKKQIVSDDYQEEETQETVISTFFPILETKPEIQAETPSPCLSSEKQCNDFIVQNVQDAPQPDNLYDGLLNSNTSRKRKTENLEMCKPKQFKILDDKSDDNNCDKENSHTTHTKSDNIQSDPNITIREPEKHSTVATTLVGSSLSNKKATDKQFDLSSYINEICPSEKEKIRLFITGCLDSLSDNMICIMQAFVTYRQQHISKEEFKKKKQQYFNSAYKMLVKVMLPEEKNKDFIHTFLNNTLQRGRKKCGPYFMPTYQDYANLFHEMLMWAKMSQQPIRSAIKSVASVGSEFNKNPAQDKLQSTNTHKNTAAEKVCIFSSGPPERALSINIDPTFQKYLHNTSQYGSNETNTESNNTTQLQTAVACLTRFVANSSQSSTIPSQPNPRPPVIQPTASVSCNRPTAQQEQHPAVSSNSHQGHTTSNISNYSILTHQKTATPLLQKQLEKPPLLGYLQQVDHQPPSYDSHFQTHLKQVQQAKLPYDQSQRLRAQSIQQQQLPSQYNPAQYQQSQYLQSQSGIEYNQTWQLGQSPLPTSAYNQSRQAQVGLLQQDQYQQQQQHPADSWPTMEELLSMDSTQQLPYQSSTEQVNSFGQWQSRQQAQPPQASTTEWHQQGQVYQGQVPSQTQKGSPRSASTDSGFISPLNFNVPTDQTRQDSMVIDLCNWYGITYADADSIS
- the LOC134670256 gene encoding uncharacterized protein LOC134670256 isoform X1, which gives rise to MNNPKKLNLMIIRFYRDQKCLWDPSEPHYRHVARRHEAYIKISEQLFNIGIPMAVTQIQKKIKALRDSYYNTRKSLKKERSIRPRNISKKTKKALKLRLKCFHKLDKFLKNVSARRRKPVMMSTCNDTPTMENSTIVGELAEFDIKAPISVTISFDDDLDEPVVKKQIVSDDYQEEETQETVISTFFPILETKPEIQAETPSPCLSSEKQCNDFIVQNVQDAPQPDNLYDGLLNSNTSRKRKTENLEMCKPKQFKILDDKSDDNNCDKENSHTTHTKSDNIQSDPNITIREPEKHSTVATTLVGSSLSNKKATDKQFDLSSYINEICPSEKEKIRLFITGCLDSLSDNMICIMQAFVTYRQQHISKEEFKKKKQQYFNSAYKMLVKVMLPEEKNKDFIHTFLNNTLQRGRKKCGPYFMPTYQDYANLFHEMLMWAKMSQQPIRSAIKSVASVGSEFNKNPAQDKLQSTNTHKNTAAEKVCIFSSGPPERALSINIDPTFQKYLHNTSQYGSNETNTESNNTTQLQTAVACLTRFVANSSQSSTIPSQPNPRPPVIQPTASVSCNRPTAQQEQHPAVSSNSHQGHTTSNISNYSILTHQKTATPLLQKQLEKPPLLGYLQQVDHQPPSYDSHFQTHLKQVQQAKLPYDQSQRLRAQSIQQQQLPSQYNPAQYQQSQYLQSQSGIEYNQTWQLGQSPLPTSAYNQSRQAQVGLLQQDQYQQQQQHPADSWPTMEELLSMDSTQQLPYQSSTEQVNSFGQWQSRQQAQPPQASTTEWHQQGQVYQGQVPSQTQKGSPRSASTDSGFISPLNFNVPTDQTRQDSMMPTVSHEPDTSMPMIVHVTSLSEKAAFLDMGTCVVCKKSAKQMCMGCMKVYYCNYECQTLNWTEHAPYCSQ